A genomic region of Roseateles amylovorans contains the following coding sequences:
- a CDS encoding thioesterase family protein → MTDVISPFEPEFTGKLCEIFEQLISFNQLLGLKVDALAHETARAHLRMRPELIGHFAHQRLHGGVISATLDAMGGLAVMAAIGARHQEEPPAQRLQRFGKLGTIDLRVDYLRPAVGALFRCDAEVLRLGSRVANTRMSFTDEQGRLLATGAAAYIVS, encoded by the coding sequence ATGACCGACGTGATCAGCCCTTTCGAACCCGAATTCACCGGCAAGCTCTGCGAGATCTTCGAGCAACTCATCAGCTTCAATCAATTGCTCGGCTTGAAGGTCGACGCGCTGGCGCACGAGACGGCCCGGGCCCACCTCCGGATGCGGCCGGAGCTCATCGGTCACTTTGCCCATCAGCGCCTGCATGGGGGCGTCATCAGCGCCACGCTGGATGCGATGGGCGGCCTGGCGGTGATGGCCGCCATCGGCGCCCGTCACCAGGAGGAGCCGCCCGCGCAGCGCCTGCAGCGCTTCGGCAAGCTCGGCACCATCGACCTGCGGGTGGACTACCTGCGCCCGGCCGTCGGCGCCCTCTTCCGCTGCGATGCGGAGGTGCTGCGCCTGGGCAGCCGGGTGGCCAACACCCGGATGTCGTTCACCGATGAGCAAGGTCGCCTGCTCGCCACCGGCGCGGCGGCCTACATCGTGTCCTGA
- a CDS encoding YbaK/EbsC family protein has translation MASSRPEGFQRVSAALLARAHPHPPRWLEVSARSAQEAADALGVALGQIAKSVVFRRKLDDAAVLVIASGDKRVDERKLESLTGKLGRADADYVKARTGFSIGGVSPLGFAPEADGVPPRLFIDRELFRFDAIWAAAGHPNGVFLMSPDQLVALTGAPVVDVMQP, from the coding sequence GTGGCATCGTCCCGCCCCGAGGGCTTCCAGCGCGTCAGCGCGGCCCTGCTGGCGCGGGCCCATCCGCATCCGCCGCGGTGGTTGGAGGTGTCGGCTCGCAGTGCGCAGGAGGCCGCGGATGCCCTGGGCGTGGCGCTCGGGCAGATTGCCAAGAGCGTGGTGTTTCGCCGCAAGCTCGACGACGCCGCGGTGCTGGTGATCGCCTCCGGCGACAAGCGGGTGGATGAGCGCAAGCTCGAGAGCCTCACCGGCAAGCTGGGCCGCGCCGATGCCGACTATGTGAAAGCCCGTACCGGTTTCTCGATCGGTGGCGTGTCCCCGCTGGGTTTTGCGCCCGAGGCCGACGGCGTGCCGCCGCGCTTGTTCATCGACCGCGAACTGTTCCGCTTCGATGCGATCTGGGCGGCGGCCGGGCATCCGAATGGCGTCTTTCTGATGAGCCCGGACCAACTGGTCGCGCTCACGGGCGCTCCGGTCGTGGATGTGATGCAACCATGA